Sequence from the Maribellus comscasis genome:
CCTTCAACAACCTCGCCAAAAACAGTGTATTCTCCATCCAACGAAGGATATCCTCCGATAGTTGTATAAGCTTCGCGCTGAGCATCAGTAAATTTAAATTTTTCAGCCGAAGCCTCAAAAATACTGTCAGCTTCTTCTCTTATTTCAGCAACTCTTATATTAAAACCTTCCGGGTTGTTATCTTCTCTGTATTTTTGCAACTCATCGTTGGCAGCTTCAAAACATTGTTTTAGAATTTCGTTTTTTTGTTTTCCCGAAATCATCATTTCCATGGTATCCAACTTCCCGGGAGTAAAAATTTCGCCATGCACAATATAAAATTGCGAGCCGCTGGATTGCTTTTCAGGATTTGAAGGTCCACCTCTCCTTGCTGCTGCCAGAGCACCTTTTTTGTGAAAATATTTTTCGGGTAAAAACTCAGCATCAACTTTGTAGCCCGGTGAACCACCACCCAACCGTGCGCCTGCTTCTGCATTTTTTGACTCAGGATCTCCACCTTGAATCATAAAATGATTAATGACCCTGTGAAAAAGTAACCCGTCGTAAAAACCCTCGTTTGCCAGCTTTAGAAAATTTTCTTTATGCTTTGGTGTATCATTATACAATTTAACTTTAATGTTACCAAAATCTGTTTTTATTGATACCAAATCATCTTCTTTTTTTGT
This genomic interval carries:
- a CDS encoding peptidylprolyl isomerase; the encoded protein is MNRFLLFMTVTLIVSLLSCANDTKKEDDLVSIKTDFGNIKVKLYNDTPKHKENFLKLANEGFYDGLLFHRVINHFMIQGGDPESKNAEAGARLGGGSPGYKVDAEFLPEKYFHKKGALAAARRGGPSNPEKQSSGSQFYIVHGEIFTPGKLDTMEMMISGKQKNEILKQCFEAANDELQKYREDNNPEGFNIRVAEIREEADSIFEASAEKFKFTDAQREAYTTIGGYPSLDGEYTVFGEVVEGLDVLDKIAAVETDKNNRPLTDIKMEMELVK